One Fusarium poae strain DAOMC 252244 chromosome 4, whole genome shotgun sequence DNA window includes the following coding sequences:
- a CDS encoding hypothetical protein (BUSCO:1528at5125) has protein sequence MARRRARNEKPAEVVEEEEVVEQDEEEEPEQQEQPEEQNRASENEEEGEQRSLEFDEELSWRPAKPIPTGTLIKRLDKLSKELSELDQGATDLDSLTNVAKQLGHRNLLQHKDRGVKAYTACCLVDILRLCVPDAPFSDDQLKMMFTLFIKDILPALHNPTNPYDSQHKYVLTSLTEVKSVLLLHEISGADELLVRLFNNTFDGVETSGSKAATEEQVAKDVELHLTEMLMQLIDESGGVSPQVVDAIISQFLRAAPPGGNRNKGQNGNQSTLLLKAEPPAYVMAKNICNGCSDKMARYVSQYFSDVIFNASGFATKANGHRPTDDSDDEDAASGPSDADLKSLRQAHLLIRELWRAAPAVLLNVIPQVEAELSADNVHLRQIATETIGDMISGIGAAGPPPRPTLDPLAYPPLKLLDEVPAPAVENVLTKPYSPQSFAQTHHAAYRNFVGRRNDKTGTIRTAWVTAAGYILATSAGGIGLSREEENELIKALGDKLNDSEEKVRLAAVQAIELFDFRDIVLKLGALGGVDKPGSIFASLADRSRDRKPSVRVDAMVLLGKLWAVGAGEIADEQEAVTSCLGGIPSRIINAFYVNDSDLNVLLDRVMFECLVPLKYPAIKGAKSKSTSQSQSASNQAEQDKIRSERILLMLKSLNPSAKTAFFNMQARQPQVAKGVEIFLQHCEAYNGGVIDSNEEKIKAALGRNFQWFGTFFPDPLKVRSDLQKFARINDRRWYQLIRYCINTETEYMNVRRAIHELVTKIQAKPDAAVCLDTLVPLLYRSSSLMYNRSHLATIMDYSKNDKAGFSTVAHEVLNDISQRNPDLFKAHSENLRKEIITQAPSESQPNEPGVVDILKAYSSYSKRYPDDVTYDKKFVQVLMNYALYGTPARSAKYAIKILLAKNDDKSKVTATTLLQKVMKDLKYGSPHFLTRLAAVSQLERTAPTVTVDFDEKINDLTIKQILRQVQTDEEKSEVSWVEDDDMNEEIQAKCLSMRTLVNQALANQDDEEALVRVKLVFKLLKEFVVAEGEFCKVKDTPLAHKKRLRLLAGLMILKLCTVKKYDDEFDPASFNKLAELIQDTELQVRRLFMEKLQSYITQGRLRARFYTMLFLAAFEPAAELKTRVETWLKSRARLFAENKTRVLEAMISRFIPLLAHHPDYSSDVDDLADFANYFIFYLNTCASEDNISLIYKYAERVKQTRDALNPDDSERLYVLADIAMAVTRKWQERRNWVFQAYPGKVGLPNGIVQTLPSSEAAHEIAQRQYMPEELDEKLDDLLRALDRKKKRKSMGEKQDPPSKRARTQIKTVIREKREPKTPKAKKASKSKKPRPAKDSPPPSERRRSGRAHKVSIYTEREDEEDEEEMLEGVAEWDYGDDKESESGSGGEESELSDAPEIEETADNGNESDNEDPPALEEDEPERPKSNGRGSAATPKSKAAAKPVTKTSIGNEAKRPTRATRSRRDKSTEDMDVDAEE, from the exons ATGGCGCGACGTCGCGCGCGTAACGAGAAGCCCGCCgaggtggtggaggaggaagaggtggTGGAACaggacgaggaggaagaaccAGAACAACAAGAGCAGCCCGAGGAGCAGAATCGAGCTTCGGAAAATGAAGAGGAGGGCGAGCAACGCAGCCTGGAATTCGATGAGGAGCTTTCCTGGAGACCCGCCAAACCAATTCCCACTGGCACATTGATAAAGCGACTCGATAAATTATCCAAGGAGCTATCAGAGCTTGATCAAGGCGCCACCGACCTCGACTCCCTCACAAATGTTGCCAAGCAGTTGGGGCATCGTAACTTGCTTCAGCACAAGGACCGCGGAGTCAAGGCATACACAGCATGCTGTCTAGTCGACATTCTGCGGCTCTGTGTCCCTGATGCGCCCTTCTCTGACGATCAACTCAAA ATGATGTTCACTCTGTTCATTAAAGATATTCTGCCCGCTCTTCATAACCCTACGAACCCATATGACAGCCAGCATAAATACGTTCTTACATCTCTGACAGAAGTCAAGAGTGTTTTGCTTCTCCATGAAATATCTGGGGCCGATGAACTCCTCGTGCGACTCTTCAATAACACGTTTGACGGTGTAGAGACATCAGGCTCTAAAGCAGCCACTGAGGAGCAGGTCGCCAAAGATGTCGAGCTTCATCTGACAGAGATGCTGATGCAATTGATCGACGAATCCGGCGGCGTATCACCACAGGTGGTTGATGCCATCATCAGCCAATTTTTGAGGGCCGCGCCTCCAGGGGGCAATCGCAACAAAGGACAGAATGGAAACCAGTCTACACTTCTTCTCAAGGCTGAACCTCCAGCCTATGTGATGGCAAAGAATATCTGTAACGGATGTTCTGACAAGATGGCACGTTACGTGAGCCAGTACTTCAGCGACGTTATCTTCAATGCCTCAGGATTTGCAACCAAAGCAAATGGTCATCGACCAACAGATGATtccgatgatgaagacgccGCTTCAGGCCCGTCTGATGCAGACCTCAAGAGTCTCCGTCAAGCCCATTTACTCATTCGCGAGTTGTGGCGAGCCGCACCTGCGGTTCTTCTCAACGTGATACCACAAGTCGAGGCCGAACTTTCCGCCGATAATGTCCATCTGCGCCAGATTGCTACAGAGACAATCGGTGACATGATTTCGGGCATTGGTGCAGCAGGACCTCCACCTCGCCCTACTCTCGACCCATTGGCGTACCCTCCTTTGAAATTGCTGGATGAGGTCCCTGCTCCGGCCGTTGAAAATGTCTTGACAAAACCTTATTCGCCTCAGTCTTTTGCCCAAACGCATCACGCTGCCTACCGCAACTTTGTTGGAAGGAGAAACGACAAAACAGGCACCATCCGCACCGCTTGGGTCACAGCTGCTGGTTACATATTGGCCACGTCTGCGGGAGGTATTGGGCTGAGCCGTGAGGAAGAGAACGAGCTCATCAAGGCTCTCGGTGACAAATTGAACGATAGCGAAGAGAAGGTCCGACTGGCTGCTGTACAAGCGATTGAGCTGTTTGATTTCCGTGATATCGTTCTGAAACTAGGAGCTCTTGGTGGTGTCGACAAGCCCGGCTCAATATTCGCCAGCTTGGCAGATCGAAGTCGCGATCGAAAGCCTTCTGTACGTGTTGATGCCATGGTTCTCCTGGGTAAGCTTTGGGCGGTCGGTGCCGGTGAGATTGCCGATGAGCAAGAAGCTGTTACGTCTTGTCTCGGTGGAATACCCTcccgtatcatcaacgcatTTTACGTCAACGATTCGGACCTCAATGTTCTCTTGGATCGTGTCATGTTTGAGTGTCTGGTTCCTTTGAAATACCCAGCCATCAAGGGTGCTAAATCGAAGTCAACCTCTCAGTCTCAGAGTGCCAGCAATCAGGCGGAGCAGGATAAGATTCGATCAGAGAGGATCCTATTGATGCTGAAATCTCTAAATCCTTCAGCCAAAACAGCTTTCTTCAATATGCAGGCTCGTCAGCCACAAGTCGCCAAGGGCGTGGAGATCTTTCTTCAACATTGCGAGGCCTACAACGGCGGCGTCATTGACTCCAACGAGGAGAAAATCAAGGCTGCCTTGGGAAGGAATTTCCAGTGGTTCGGTACATTCTTTCCTGATCCGCTCAAGGTCCGCAGTGATCTGCAGAAGTTTGCGAGAATCAATGATCGCCGTTGGTACCAGCTCATTAGGTACTGTATAAACACCGAAACCGAGTATATGAACGTCAGACGAGCAATTCACGAGCTGGTGACCAAGATCCAGGCAAAGCCTGATGCCGCAGTCTGCCTGGACACTCTTGTTCCTCTACTATACCGCTCCAGTTCTTTGATGTATAACCGAAGCCACCTTGCTACTATCATGGATTATTCCAAGAACGATAAAGCAGGGTTCTCGACTGTCGCCCATGAGGTTTTGAATGATATCTCTCAACGAAACCCTGATCTTTTCAAGGCTCACTCGGAAAACCTACGAAAGGAGATCATTACTCAAGCGCCCTCAGAAAGCCAACCCAATGAACCAGGTGTGGTGGATATTCTAAAGGCGTACTCATCGTATTCGAAGAGATACCCCGATGATGTTACTTATGACAAGAAGTTCGTTCAAGTTCTCATGAATTATGCCTTGTATGGGACTCCTGCCCGGAGTGCCAAGTATGCCATCAAAATCTTGCTAGCCAAGAACGACGACAAAAGCAAGGTTACTGCAACTACTCTTCTCCAGAAGGTCATGAAGGACCTGAAGTATGGTTCGCCGCACTTTTTGACGAGGTTAGCTGCAGTCAGCCAGCTGGAGCGTACGGCACCAACCGTCACTGTGGACTTTGACGAAAAGATAAACGATTTAACGATTAAGCAAATTCTGCGCCAAGTTCAGACTGATGAGGAGAAGAGTGAGGTTTCGTgggttgaagatgatgacatgAATGAAGAGATCCAGGCGAAATGCCTCTCGATGAGAACCTTGGTCAACCAAGCACTCGCAAACCAGGATGACGAGGAAGCCTTGGTTCGAGTGAAACTTGTCTTCAAGCTTTTGAAAGAATTCGTGGTTGCGGAAGGAGAGTTCTGCAAAGTCAAGGATACTCCATTGGCTCACAAGAAGCGTCTTAGGCTTCTCGCCGGCCTCATGATCCTGAAGTTGTGCACTGTCAAGAAGTATGATGACGAGTTTGATCCTGCCAGTTTCAACAAACTCGCCGAGCTCATTCAAGACACTGAGCTTCAAGTCCGTCGCTTGTTTATGGAGAAACTGCAAAGCTACATCACTCAAGGAAGACTACGAGCAAGATTTTACACAATGCTTTTCTTGGCTGCATTTGAACCGGCCGCAGAACTCAAGACCCGTGTAGAAACGTGGTTAAAATCCCGAGCCCGATTATTTGCTGAGAACAAAACGCGAGTACTGGAGGCCATGATAAGTCGTTTCATTCCTCTACTGGCCCACCATCCCGACTACAGCTCTGATGTTGATGACTTGGCCGATTTTGCTAATTACTTCATTTTCTACTTAAACACATGTGCGTCGGAGGACAATATCTCGCTGATCTACAAATACGCAGAGCGTGTCAAGCAAACGCGAGACGCACTGAATCCCGACGATAGTGAAAGGCTGTATGTGCTGGCCGACATTGCAATGGCAGTTACACGCAAGTGGCAAGAGAGGAGGAACTGGGTGTTTCAAGCCTATCCAGGCAAGGTTGGTCTGCCAAATGGTATCGTCCAGACTTTGCCATCCAGCGAGGCAGCACATGAGATTGCGCAAAGACAATACATGCCAGAAGAATTGGATGAGAAGCTGGATGATCTGCTAAGAGCTCTCGATCGCAAGAAG AAGCGAAAGTCAATGGGCGAAAAGCAAGACCCGCCATCAAAGAGAGCGAGAACTCAAATCAAAACGGTGATCAGAGAGAAACGAGAGCCCAAGACGCCCAAGGCAAAGAAAGCGTCAAAATCTAAGAAGCCCAGGCCAGCCAAGGATTCTCCACCACCTTCAGAGCGCCGTCGTAGTGGTCGAGCTCACAAGGTGTCTATCTACACTGAGcgggaggatgaagaggacgaggaggaaATGCTGGAGGGTGTTGCTGAGTGGGATTATGGTGATGACAAGGAAAGTGAGTCTGGTTCCGGTGGTGAGGAGTCAGAGCTGTCGGATGCCCCTGAGATTGAGGAAACAGCCGACAATGGCAACGAATCCGACAACGAAGATCCACCAGCTCTAGAGGAAGACGAGCCCGAACGACCCAAATCCAATGGACGTGGATCCGCGGCTACACCAAAGAGCAAAGCTGCCGCCAAGCCAGTTACCAAGACCAGTATCGGCAATGAGGCGAAGCGGCCAACAAGGGCAACAAGATCACGACGGGACAAGAGCACAGAAGATATGGACGTTGATGCCGAAGAGTAA
- a CDS encoding hypothetical protein (BUSCO:12271at5125) has protein sequence MAAQPSASSSTAPATGPASAAGSEKDVYSSTPPSDIPVRTKESFDKLMVERFITCDAIAAAALGGQLDQTRKIMSDTRDKIQEYRQVRTDYRQWFPPSRLYGEGYNGFGNGYTENQGPSRIVYPSQKSRPGQRTTPPLKYKRKDMLKQAEQHEELVPLRLEVEWDKIKLRDTFTWNLHERLLHVELFAAQLVEDMGLKLPASQPVYEQVVHQMREQLNDFYPLVYSEDDALDPELPYSAYKNDEMRVLIKLNITIGQHTLVDQFEWEINNPSNSPEDFAANMARDLSLSGEFTTAIAHCIREQTQLFTRSLYSVGHPFDGRPIEDPDLVGAFLQTPLPNVFRPQQQAKDYAPYLYELSEADLERNETIFSREQRRQKRSINRRGGPQLPDLRERQRTIRTLVVSSVLPGAAATIEESRLYKRAAGPRTKRPIRDGDLSESDDSEDSAPDSPAPSQITGGTARTRGMRGAASAAQQRMANLGRSETPEASAIAHHHETRTSRRFREETEEPSQMIVTLKLSQDKLRRLMNRDYSDLTASSHAPVAFPRAPSASAPSKSMPPPPSTPSSVPPHASMTPSSSLPPGQIGRLPAPPTIPGQSASIPQPPPPDWLVNALKELEKTYNRGDRFEAMMKYSYLDPVTELPIQGQPLPEGVKYAWLPRIRCLDCTNKLYTPGPDMTVQKFEAHLEFSGHKNAVAKRVAREANL, from the exons ATGGCTGCTCAGCCGTCCGCGTCCTCGTCAACGGCGCCGGCTACGGGCCCGGCATCTGCAGCAGGTTCTGAGAAAGATGTATACTCATCGACCCCCCCAAGCGATATACCAGTACGCACAAAGGAGTCATTTGACAAGCTGATGGTGGAGCGTTTCATCACCTGTGATGCCATCGCCGCCGCGGCGCTCGGTGGTCAACTCGACCAGACCCGTAAAATAATGAGCGACACACGCGACAAGATCCAGGAATATCGCCAGGTTCGCACAGACTACCGCCAATGGTTCCCACCATCAAGACTTTATGGCGAGGGCTACAATGGCTTCGGCAACGGATACACAGAGAATCAGGGACCATCGCGCATTGTCTATCCCTCCCAGAAATCCCGACCTGGACAACGAACGACACCCCCTCTCAAGTACAAACGCAAGGATATGCTCAAACAAGCcgagcagcacgaagagctGGTGCCTTTGCGTTTGGAAGTTGAATGGGACAAGATCAAGCTGCGCGACACATTTACGTGGAACTTACACGAAAGACTCCTCCATGTCGAGTTGTTCGCGGCACAGCTCGTAGAAGATATGGGGTTGAAGCTACCTGCGTCACAACCTGTGTATGAGCAGGTAGTGCACCAGATGCGCGAGCAGCTTAATGATTTTTACCCCCTGGTCTACTCCGAGGACGATGCGCTCGACCCAGAACTTCCATACTCAGCCTACAAAAACGATGAGATGCGAGTTCTTATCAAGTTGAACATCACGATCGGTCAGCATACTCTTGTTGACCAATTTGAATGGGAAATCAACAACCCCTCAAACTCGCCAGAGGACTTTGCAGCTAATATGGCGCGGGACCTTTCTTTATCAGGAGAGTTCACAACCGCCATCGCACACTGCATTCGAGAGCAGACTCAACTCTTTACTCGAAGTTTGTACAGTGTCGGCCATCCCTTTGATGGACGCCCGATCGAGGACCCCGATCTTGTTGGCGCATTCCTTCAAACGCCCCTCCCCAATGTCTTCCGACCCCAACAACAGGCCAAGGACTATGCACCATATCTATACGAGCTTAGCGAGGCCGACCTGGAAAGGAACGAGACGATATTTTCTCGCGAGCAGAGACGCCAGAAGCGATCTATCAATCGACGAGGAGGTCCACAGTTGCCTGATCTTAGAGAGAGGCAGAGAACTATCAGGACGCTCGTTGTCTCGTCTGTCTTGCCTGGCGCTGCAGCCACCATCGAAGAGAGTCGATTGTACAAGAGAGCTGCCGGCCCTAGAACGAAGCGCCCTATTCGGGATGGGGATCTTTCTGAATCCGACGACAGCGAAGACTCAGCTCCCGATTCCCCAGCCCCCTCACAAATCACTGGTGGCACTGCTCGAACACGTGGCATGCGTGGTGCTGCATCGGCTGCCCAGCAGAGAATGGCCAACCTTGGTCGATCTGAAACCCCTGAGGCCAGTGCAATCGCACATCATCACGAGACCAGAACTTCCCGCCGATTTAGAGAAGAAACAGAAGAGCCTTCGCAGATGATTGTGACTCTCAAGCTTAGCCAGGATAAGCTGAGACGGCTAATGAACCGCGACTATTCAGACCTAACAGCATCGTCCCACGCACCTGTAGCCTTCCCGCGAGCCCCCAGCGCTTCTGCTCCCTCGAAGTCCATGCCCCCACCGCCTTCAACACCATCTAGTGTGCCCCCCCATGCGTCGATGACACCTTCTTCATCGCTCCCCCCAGGCCAGATAGGTCGACTGCCGGCCCCTCCAACAATACCCGGACAGTCTGCCTCTATTCCACAA CCCCCACCCCCTGACTGGCTTGTCAATGCCCTCAAGGAATTAGAGAAGACATACAACCGCGGCGACAGGTTtgaagccatgatgaagtaCTCCTATCTTGACCCCGTAACGGAGCTGCCTATCCAGGGCCAACCACTTCCCGAGGGTGTCAAATATGCCTGGCTGCCGCGCATTCGTTGTCTGGATTGCACAAACAAGCTTTATACACCTGGCCCTGATATGACGGTCCAGAAATTCGAGGCTCATCTCGAATTCTCAGGCCACAAGAACGCGGTTGCCAAGCGCGTGGCAAGGGAGGCCAACCTCTGA
- a CDS encoding hypothetical protein (MEROPS:MER0005497~BUSCO:32393at5125) encodes MSSENKEVGKSFSQVKSWTKMHMSFDIPASTGKFELELSYMAALHNRVLVLVLVLLPLVTSSPLTCCPAITANQPIHSCQRPHYSLANPDTLTKYKTAAQISEKVLAEVSKLVVPGAKIVDLCQQGDKLLEEEISKVYRGKKINKGFSHPTTVSPSSYVTPYTPLTSDEAEAGTEIKDGEAIKIQLGAQIDGFGSIVCDTVIATPEDKAGEKITGRTADLVLANYYVNEALMRLMIPPGLLAQGSDEEKAKAAAQKAPTQAKITSLLEKIAKAYDVNIVESTTSWLFDHNEIEGSKKIVLSPSEGSKGEGIPEIGEVWGVEVGVSLGSGKIKSIDQRATLHRRTNQTYGLKRPTSRKILNEVQKKFGTFPFSLRQLEDERDAKSGVVECVRGNVFRQYELVGDKDNSPVARYLTTFAITKNGITKLGGPPPLDLEKYETDKKIEDEEILKILEQPIARNTGKKKSKPKKKAAKKEGDEE; translated from the exons ATGTCGTCGGAGAACAAGGAAGTCGGTAAGTCTTTCTCCCAAGTCAAGTCCTGGACCAAAATGCACATGAGCTTCGATATTCCTGCTTCCACGGGCAAGTTCGAGCTCGAGCTCAGTTACATGGCCGCACTGCACAATcgggtgctggtgctggtgctggtgctgctACCCCTCGTTACTTCATCACCACTCACTTGCTGCCCCGCCATAACAGCAAACCAACCCATTCACTCTTGCCAACGCCCTC ATTACTCTCTGGCCAACCCAGATACCCTCACCAAGTACAAGACCGCCGCTCAGATCTCTGAGAAGGTCCTTGCTGAGGTTTCCAAGCTCGTCGTACCTGGAGCCAAGATTGTCGATCTCTGCCAGCAGGGAGACAAGCTCCTCGAGGAAGAGATCTCCAAGGTCTACCGAGGAAAGAAGATCAACAAGG GTTTCTCTCACCCCACCACCGTCTCCCCTTCGTCCTACGTCACCCCCTACACTCCTCTCACCTCCGACGAGGCTGAGGCCGGCACCGAGATCAAGGATGGCGAGGCTATCAAGATCCAGCTTGGCGCCCAGATCGACGGTTTCGGTTCCATTGTTTGTGACACCGTCATCGCTACACCCGAAGACAAGGCTGGCGAGAAGATCACTGGCCGCACTGCCGATTTGGTCCTTGCCAACTACTACGTCAACGAGGCCCTCATGCGATTGATGATCCCCCCTGGTCTGTTGGCCCAAGGCTCCGACGAggagaaggccaaggctgctgcCCAGAAAGCCCCTACACAGGCCAAGATCACCAGCCTACTGGAGAAGATTGCCAAGGCCTACGATGTCAACATTGTCGAGAGCACCACCTCGTGGCTCTTCGACCACAACGAGATCGAAGGTAGCAAGAAGATCGTCCTTTCTCCTTCAGAAGGCTCCAAGGGTGAGGGTATTCCCGAGATTGGTGAGGTTTGGGGTGTTGAGGTCGGTGTCAGTCTGGGCTCCGGCAAGATCAAGTCCATTGACCAGCGTGCCACCCTTCACCGCCGCACCAACCAGACTTATGGTCTGAAGCGACCTACTTCGCGTAAGATCCTCAACGAAGTCCAGAAGAAGTTCGGTACCTTCCCCTTCAGCTTGCGACAGCTTGAGGATGAGCGTGATGCCAAGTCTGGTGTCGTCGAGTGTGTCCGAGGAAATGTCTTCCGCCAATACGAGCTCGTTGGCGACAAGGACAACTCTCCTGTTGCCCGATATCTTACAACCTTTG CTATTACCAAGAATGGTATTACCAAGCTGGGTGGCCCTCCCCCTCTGGACCTTGAGAAGTACGAGACCGACAAGAAGATCGAGGACGAGGAGATTCTCAAGATCCTGGAGCAGCCTATTGCCCGAAAcactggcaagaagaagagcaagcccaagaagaaggcagcCAAGAAGGAGGGTGACGAAGAGTAA